In Nonomuraea sp. NBC_00507, the following are encoded in one genomic region:
- a CDS encoding SCO5389 family protein, which yields MSLTVPNDLLDQARAGDVDDTAFLACVRDSLPYAWSLISELVKQREHTGAEFADNQVPPPSEEARGELLRCLASDSMRGALERHFRVRLAFQNCHRVAVFDPAAAKALADFVTPRAQILNQKPELVDC from the coding sequence ATGTCGCTGACCGTTCCGAACGATCTGCTCGACCAGGCCAGAGCCGGTGACGTGGACGACACGGCGTTCCTCGCCTGCGTACGCGACTCTCTGCCCTACGCGTGGTCGCTGATCAGCGAGCTGGTCAAGCAGCGTGAGCACACCGGGGCCGAGTTCGCCGACAACCAGGTGCCGCCGCCGTCCGAGGAGGCCCGCGGCGAGCTCCTGCGCTGCCTGGCGAGCGACTCGATGCGCGGCGCGCTGGAGCGTCACTTCCGCGTACGGCTGGCCTTCCAGAACTGCCATCGGGTCGCGGTCTTCGACCCGGCGGCGGCCAAGGCCCTGGCCGACTTCGTCACCCCGCGAGCCCAGATCCTCAACCAGAAACCGGAGCTCGTGGACTGCTGA
- a CDS encoding ATP-binding protein, whose product MRVAFVGKGGSGKTTMSALFARHVASQGAPVVAMDADINQHLALVLGLDRQPEPLGAHLTEIKDRLRGANPRISSAAAMVKTTPPGRGSTLLSFKDLAADPYGLTTPEGLRLLATGPFTEEDLGVACYHSKVGAVELLLNHLIDGPGEYVVVDMTAGADSFASGLFTRFDLTFLVAEPTRQGVSVYRQYRDYAAKYDVALAVIGNKVHDRSDVDFLREHVGDDLLTWMEHSAAVRAMEQGRHFTLDDLEPVNADALSLLRKTLDEQEKDWERFGRQTVEFHLRNARAWANERTGTDLAEQVDPDFVYGP is encoded by the coding sequence GTGAGAGTGGCCTTCGTCGGCAAGGGCGGCAGCGGCAAGACCACGATGTCGGCCCTGTTCGCACGGCACGTGGCGAGCCAGGGCGCGCCGGTGGTCGCCATGGACGCCGACATCAACCAGCACCTGGCCCTGGTCCTCGGCCTCGACCGGCAGCCCGAGCCGCTCGGCGCCCATCTCACCGAGATCAAGGACCGCCTCCGCGGCGCCAACCCCCGCATTTCCTCTGCCGCGGCCATGGTCAAGACCACCCCGCCGGGGCGTGGGTCCACGTTGCTGAGCTTCAAGGACCTGGCCGCAGACCCCTACGGCCTGACCACGCCCGAGGGTCTGCGCCTGCTGGCCACCGGCCCGTTCACCGAGGAAGACCTCGGCGTGGCCTGCTACCACTCCAAGGTCGGCGCGGTGGAGCTGCTGCTCAACCACCTGATCGACGGCCCGGGCGAATACGTCGTGGTGGACATGACGGCGGGGGCCGACTCCTTCGCCTCAGGCCTGTTCACCCGCTTCGACCTGACATTCCTCGTCGCCGAGCCCACGCGGCAGGGCGTGAGCGTCTACCGGCAATATCGCGACTACGCCGCCAAGTACGACGTCGCGCTCGCCGTCATCGGCAACAAGGTCCACGACCGGTCCGACGTCGACTTCCTGCGCGAGCACGTGGGCGACGACCTGCTCACCTGGATGGAGCACTCGGCCGCCGTGCGCGCCATGGAGCAGGGCCGCCACTTCACGCTCGACGACCTGGAGCCGGTCAACGCCGACGCGCTGTCTCTGCTCCGCAAGACCCTCGACGAGCAGGAGAAGGACTGGGAGCGCTTCGGCCGGCAGACCGTCGAGTTCCACCTGCGCAACGCCCGCGCATGGGCCAACGAGCGGACCGGGACCGACCTCGCCGAGCAGGTGGACCCGGACTTCGTCTACGGCCCCTGA
- a CDS encoding LCP family protein, translating to MTEKERGIGLGASIALTLASAVLWGVAHLAVERRKAGLALMAAHVVMLAGILTVFTAFSTNLLSLAVQPRWLAWLTVGLVAIALAWTGVIVWSFVLVRPPRPDKIGRFLTTALTIALCALVLAPTVYAARVAYLSRDVVTSLFTATGASPVMADDPWNGAQRVNFLLLGADSAPSRPGVRTDSMTVASVNVETGATTLFGLPRNLQQVRFPRGPARDRFPWGFTGSGTDTPGLLNEVFQYAEENPDMVSRAGRGKPGPTLLKQTIGDILGIPVNYYAMIDMKGFAEIVDAMGGVQVTIKDPIVYGRHREGLIPAGTRKLSGEQALWFGRSRTDSDDYVRMGRQKCLLNAVAKQADPMTVLNSFESLAAATKRAISTDIPQDLLPAIVDLAQKVKGTRMRSLNFVPPLINTAYPDWSFIRRKVSEALDDRRSAKAAASARTPEPHTDDPVNLDATCG from the coding sequence ATGACGGAGAAAGAGCGCGGTATCGGCCTGGGGGCGAGCATCGCGCTGACACTGGCGTCGGCGGTGCTGTGGGGGGTGGCGCATCTGGCCGTCGAGCGCCGCAAGGCCGGCCTGGCGCTCATGGCGGCTCATGTCGTGATGCTGGCCGGGATCCTCACCGTGTTCACCGCGTTCAGCACGAACCTCCTGTCGCTCGCGGTCCAGCCCCGCTGGCTCGCCTGGCTCACCGTAGGACTGGTGGCGATCGCCCTGGCCTGGACCGGTGTGATCGTCTGGTCCTTCGTGCTGGTGCGCCCGCCGCGCCCGGACAAGATCGGCCGTTTCCTGACCACCGCGCTGACCATCGCGCTCTGCGCGCTCGTGCTGGCGCCCACCGTCTACGCCGCCCGGGTGGCCTACCTCTCGCGCGACGTCGTGACCAGCCTCTTCACCGCTACGGGCGCCTCCCCCGTCATGGCCGACGACCCGTGGAACGGCGCGCAGCGCGTCAACTTCCTGCTTCTCGGCGCGGACTCGGCGCCGAGCAGGCCCGGCGTGCGTACCGACAGCATGACCGTGGCCAGTGTCAACGTCGAGACCGGCGCGACCACCCTGTTCGGCCTGCCACGCAACCTCCAGCAGGTACGGTTCCCCCGCGGCCCGGCCAGGGACCGCTTTCCCTGGGGCTTCACCGGCAGCGGCACCGACACTCCCGGCCTGCTCAACGAGGTCTTCCAGTACGCCGAGGAAAATCCGGACATGGTGTCCCGCGCTGGACGCGGTAAGCCGGGACCGACCCTGCTCAAGCAGACGATCGGCGACATCCTCGGCATCCCCGTGAACTACTACGCCATGATCGACATGAAGGGCTTCGCGGAGATCGTCGACGCCATGGGCGGCGTGCAGGTCACGATCAAGGACCCCATCGTGTACGGCCGCCACCGCGAGGGCCTCATCCCCGCCGGCACCCGCAAGCTCTCCGGCGAGCAGGCGTTGTGGTTCGGCCGCTCACGGACCGACAGCGACGACTACGTCCGCATGGGCCGCCAGAAGTGCCTGCTCAACGCCGTGGCCAAGCAGGCCGACCCGATGACCGTGCTCAACAGCTTCGAGAGCCTGGCCGCCGCCACCAAGCGCGCCATCTCCACCGACATTCCCCAGGACCTGCTTCCGGCCATCGTGGACCTGGCTCAGAAGGTGAAGGGCACCAGGATGCGCAGCCTCAACTTCGTGCCGCCACTGATCAACACCGCCTACCCCGACTGGTCCTTCATCCGGCGCAAGGTCTCCGAGGCGCTGGACGACCGCCGCTCAGCCAAGGCGGCCGCCTCGGCCCGGACCCCCGAGCCACACACGGACGACCCGGTCAATTTGGACGCCACCTGCGGCTAG
- a CDS encoding AfsR/SARP family transcriptional regulator, translated as MAGQSIEGGLRFAVLGPVRAWRDGQELDLGTPLQRSILGMLLLREGRAVTPNEMIDAVWGEEAPPRALGALRTYVSRLRTVLEPERPARSRPELLTSIGRGYALRLPEDGLDLTRFERGIAAAETARKGGRPREAAEGLRAALALFEGEPLAGAVGPYAEHQRDRLIERRISVVETLMDVDLELGNHAKIVSELIALTADHPLRERLRAQLMLALYRCGRQGDALNVFTETREALIDELGIEPGPELAALHQRILAADPALAAAPLAAEAHADEPAGEEEPPHPHELPRPAQLPAAVNDFTGRKELAGRLRSLLSVQPSSAEGVPVAAISGIGGVGKTTLAVHVAHAADDLFPDGQLYADLQGYTDEATAPESALGGFLRALGIPPDVIPDGLAERSALFRSILADRRILVLLDNARDARQVAPLLPGSPGCAAIVTSRGKLADLPSARLIDLDVLEPDEALSLFAAVAGPERVAAEHGAAMDVVAACGFLPLAVRIVAARLAARPSWTVASLVPRLADEQRRLDEMRVGNLAVEATFALGYGQLDPAQARAFRLLSLPSGPGISAGAAAAVLGMSAFEAEEVLESLVDASLLEAPAPGRYRFHDLLKLFARRELAKSERPQARALALRRLLGFYLASAQSAHRLAYEGSMIPANLVVVGSGRAFGSADEAVAWLISEGDSLFAAINQAAAAARTGEQLLPAADLLVAMEPLLESGTHTREFDQGTRAVLAGAQNIDDQASELRARYVLGRVLFAGNRLREAEEQFRRVHELSAERGEKIVMGEVLNALAVVVGRQRRHTEALALFDAAMDFYRENGVPAGEALVLSYSARDHLGLGRPEDAIAAAEKGLAIFTEIGSGAGTARARYHLGIVLSRVGRLTEAVHHHAECLAFFRASKQRVWEQRVCSRLAETFIAAERHSDAVRHAEQALVVSREIGHPYGEALSLTVLGRALRGLGSVTRSSDCLRQAFEIFSRLGAPEAGDLKILLDSLPDPAGKVVES; from the coding sequence ATGGCTGGTCAGAGCATTGAGGGCGGGCTGCGGTTCGCCGTGCTCGGTCCTGTCCGCGCGTGGCGTGATGGCCAGGAACTCGACCTGGGCACCCCGCTGCAGCGTTCCATTCTCGGCATGCTGCTCCTACGGGAAGGCCGCGCGGTCACACCCAACGAGATGATCGACGCGGTTTGGGGCGAGGAGGCCCCGCCCCGCGCCCTGGGAGCACTGCGCACCTACGTCTCCAGGCTGCGTACGGTGCTCGAGCCGGAACGACCGGCCCGCTCCCGTCCGGAGCTGCTGACCTCCATAGGCCGGGGCTACGCGCTGCGCCTGCCCGAGGACGGGCTGGACCTGACCAGGTTCGAGCGCGGCATCGCCGCCGCCGAGACCGCGCGTAAGGGCGGCCGGCCCCGCGAGGCCGCCGAGGGGCTGCGGGCCGCGCTCGCGTTGTTCGAGGGCGAGCCGCTGGCCGGCGCCGTGGGACCGTACGCCGAGCACCAGCGCGACCGGCTGATCGAGCGGCGCATCAGCGTGGTCGAGACGCTCATGGACGTGGACCTGGAGCTGGGCAACCACGCGAAGATCGTCTCCGAGCTGATCGCGCTGACCGCGGACCACCCGCTGCGCGAGCGGCTGCGTGCCCAGCTCATGCTGGCCCTCTACCGGTGCGGGCGGCAGGGCGACGCGCTCAACGTCTTCACCGAGACCCGCGAGGCGCTGATCGACGAGCTCGGCATCGAGCCGGGGCCCGAGCTGGCCGCGCTGCACCAGCGCATCCTGGCCGCCGACCCGGCGCTCGCCGCCGCGCCCCTCGCCGCCGAGGCGCACGCCGATGAGCCCGCCGGCGAGGAGGAGCCGCCGCACCCGCACGAGCTGCCCCGGCCCGCCCAGTTGCCCGCCGCCGTCAACGACTTCACCGGCCGCAAGGAGCTGGCCGGACGCCTGCGCTCGCTGCTGTCGGTCCAGCCGTCCTCGGCCGAGGGCGTGCCGGTCGCGGCGATCTCCGGCATCGGCGGCGTCGGCAAGACCACGCTGGCCGTGCACGTGGCGCACGCGGCGGACGACCTGTTCCCCGACGGCCAGCTCTATGCCGACCTGCAGGGCTACACCGACGAGGCGACCGCGCCCGAGTCGGCGCTCGGCGGGTTCCTGCGCGCGCTCGGCATCCCGCCGGACGTGATCCCCGACGGGCTCGCGGAGCGGTCGGCGCTGTTCCGGTCGATCCTGGCCGACCGCCGCATCCTCGTGCTGCTGGACAACGCCCGCGACGCCCGGCAGGTCGCCCCGCTGCTGCCGGGCTCGCCCGGATGCGCGGCCATCGTGACCAGCCGGGGCAAGCTGGCCGACCTGCCGTCGGCCAGGCTCATCGACCTGGACGTGTTGGAGCCGGACGAGGCGTTGTCGCTGTTCGCGGCGGTGGCCGGGCCCGAGCGGGTGGCGGCCGAGCACGGCGCGGCCATGGACGTGGTGGCCGCGTGCGGCTTCTTGCCGCTGGCGGTGCGGATCGTGGCCGCCAGGCTGGCCGCGCGCCCGTCGTGGACGGTGGCCTCGCTGGTGCCCAGGCTGGCCGACGAGCAGCGCCGCCTGGATGAGATGCGGGTGGGCAACCTGGCCGTGGAGGCCACCTTCGCGCTCGGCTACGGCCAGCTGGACCCCGCCCAGGCGCGGGCGTTCCGGCTGCTGTCGCTGCCCAGCGGACCCGGCATCTCCGCCGGTGCCGCGGCGGCCGTGTTGGGGATGAGCGCGTTCGAGGCCGAGGAGGTGCTGGAGTCGCTCGTGGACGCGAGCCTGCTGGAGGCGCCCGCGCCCGGCCGCTACCGCTTCCACGACCTGCTCAAGCTGTTCGCCCGCCGCGAGCTGGCCAAGAGCGAGCGGCCGCAGGCCCGTGCCCTGGCGCTGCGCCGGCTGCTCGGCTTCTACCTGGCCTCGGCCCAGTCCGCGCACCGGCTGGCCTACGAGGGCAGCATGATCCCGGCCAATCTGGTGGTGGTCGGCAGCGGGCGGGCGTTCGGCTCCGCGGACGAGGCGGTGGCGTGGCTGATCTCTGAGGGCGACTCGTTGTTCGCGGCCATCAACCAGGCCGCCGCGGCCGCGCGTACCGGAGAGCAGCTGCTGCCCGCCGCCGACCTGCTGGTCGCGATGGAGCCGCTGCTCGAGTCCGGCACCCACACGCGCGAGTTCGACCAGGGCACCCGCGCCGTGCTGGCCGGCGCGCAGAACATCGACGATCAGGCGAGCGAGCTGCGCGCCCGCTACGTGCTGGGCAGGGTTCTGTTCGCCGGCAACCGGCTGCGCGAGGCCGAAGAGCAGTTCAGGCGCGTGCACGAGTTGTCGGCCGAACGCGGCGAGAAGATCGTCATGGGCGAGGTGCTCAACGCCCTGGCCGTCGTCGTCGGCAGGCAGCGCCGCCACACCGAGGCGCTGGCGCTGTTCGACGCGGCGATGGACTTCTACCGCGAGAACGGCGTGCCGGCCGGCGAGGCCCTGGTCCTCAGCTATTCGGCCCGCGACCACCTGGGCCTGGGGCGGCCCGAGGACGCCATCGCGGCCGCGGAGAAGGGCCTGGCCATCTTCACCGAGATCGGCAGCGGCGCCGGCACCGCCAGGGCGCGTTACCACCTCGGCATCGTCCTGTCCCGGGTCGGCCGGCTCACCGAGGCCGTGCACCACCACGCCGAGTGCCTGGCCTTCTTCCGAGCCAGCAAGCAGCGCGTCTGGGAGCAGCGCGTGTGCTCCCGGCTGGCCGAGACGTTCATCGCGGCCGAGCGTCACTCCGACGCCGTACGCCACGCCGAGCAGGCTCTGGTGGTCTCCCGCGAGATCGGCCACCCCTACGGCGAGGCGCTCTCGCTGACCGTGCTGGGCAGGGCGCTACGCGGCCTCGGCAGCGTGACGAGGAGCTCGGACTGTCTACGGCAGGCCTTCGAGATCTTCTCCAGGCTCGGCGCTCCGGAGGCCGGCGATCTCAAGATCCTGCTCGACAGCCTCCCCGACCCCGCCGGGAAGGTCGTCGAGTCCTGA
- a CDS encoding LLM class flavin-dependent oxidoreductase — translation MRIGVFLIAAQFPGQEAGRVLADTVELIAAAEEAGFDDAWIAEHHFMSYGVCPSAITLAAVAAGRTTRIGLGTAVSVLSTHHPVALAEQAAMLHHLSGGRFTLGVGRGGPWVDLEVFGTGLERFERGFGESLDLLLDALSRDRVAADGEFFRFREVRMVPEARMRPVVACTSEPTVAMAAERGLPMLLGMHIGDAEKASMVARHGSAGGHIAAAVGYVADSTAQAVRELKESMPKWLGPGLAGYTPVDGRPSPSRDVGAYVDLLTRIHPVGSAEHCAEAILRTAANTGIEHVILMVEGLGEHRRTVENVRRLGHEVLPMVRRAGQAGSPEELSSPRAPVSG, via the coding sequence GTGCGCATCGGGGTCTTTCTCATCGCGGCGCAGTTCCCCGGCCAGGAGGCCGGGCGGGTGCTGGCCGACACCGTGGAGCTGATCGCGGCGGCGGAGGAGGCGGGATTCGACGACGCGTGGATCGCCGAGCACCACTTCATGTCCTACGGCGTCTGCCCGTCCGCGATCACGCTGGCGGCCGTCGCCGCCGGCCGGACGACGCGGATCGGCCTCGGCACCGCCGTCAGCGTGTTGTCCACGCACCATCCTGTGGCGCTGGCCGAGCAGGCGGCCATGCTGCACCACCTGTCGGGAGGGCGGTTCACCCTCGGCGTCGGCAGGGGAGGGCCGTGGGTGGATCTGGAGGTGTTCGGGACCGGTCTCGAGCGGTTCGAGCGGGGGTTCGGGGAGTCTCTCGACCTCTTGCTCGACGCGCTTTCCCGGGATCGGGTCGCCGCCGACGGCGAGTTCTTCCGCTTCCGTGAGGTGCGGATGGTGCCGGAGGCCCGTATGCGGCCGGTGGTCGCGTGCACCTCGGAGCCGACCGTGGCCATGGCGGCCGAGCGCGGGCTGCCGATGTTGCTGGGCATGCACATCGGCGACGCGGAGAAGGCGTCCATGGTGGCGCGCCACGGAAGCGCCGGCGGGCACATCGCGGCGGCCGTCGGCTACGTGGCCGACTCCACGGCGCAGGCGGTGCGCGAGCTCAAGGAGTCGATGCCGAAGTGGCTGGGGCCGGGGCTGGCGGGATACACGCCGGTGGACGGCCGGCCGTCGCCCTCGCGCGACGTCGGCGCATACGTGGACCTGCTGACCCGCATCCACCCGGTCGGATCGGCCGAGCACTGTGCCGAGGCCATCCTGCGTACCGCGGCGAACACCGGGATCGAGCACGTCATCCTGATGGTCGAGGGCCTCGGAGAGCACCGGCGCACGGTGGAGAACGTGCGCCGGCTCGGGCACGAAGTGCTGCCGATGGTCCGGCGAGCCGGCCAGGCCGGCTCGCCGGAAGAGCTCAGCAGTCCACGAGCTCCGGTTTCTGGTTGA
- a CDS encoding LysR family transcriptional regulator, translated as MLELRRLVLICEFARRGSIAATAASLGYSPSAVSQQLVALERETGTALIDRTARSAELTDAGRRLVAHAERILSMVEEAESDLSAHAGTPAGRVVLTAFPTAAVAFAPALARTLRRHTDLTLRLRQSRSGRGMREVQSGEVDIALVDDWYGRVRDSESLRVFPLLRDPLVLVVPRKHRLADPDVPLDLRELRDEPWMATPDGEPSRLAVDRLLVDVGGTRPTPWEFEGLGTILSLVAKGIGIAAVPALALSAGIRGLAVRHFPGNPVGRDVHAVARGSSVHRPSVSVTLRAIHVAARYIAADLEPLRLADRHRTDDD; from the coding sequence ATGCTCGAATTGCGACGTTTGGTGCTGATCTGCGAATTCGCCCGTCGGGGCAGCATCGCCGCGACCGCCGCGTCGCTCGGCTACAGCCCATCGGCGGTTTCGCAACAACTCGTGGCGCTCGAACGGGAGACCGGCACGGCCCTGATCGACCGCACCGCGCGCAGCGCCGAGCTCACCGACGCGGGCCGCCGGCTGGTCGCGCACGCCGAGCGGATCCTGTCCATGGTCGAGGAGGCCGAGTCCGACCTGTCGGCGCACGCGGGCACCCCAGCGGGGCGGGTCGTGCTCACCGCGTTCCCTACGGCGGCGGTGGCCTTCGCGCCCGCGCTGGCGCGCACGCTGCGCCGGCACACCGATCTGACGCTGCGGCTGAGGCAGAGCAGGTCAGGGCGCGGCATGCGGGAGGTGCAGTCGGGGGAGGTGGACATCGCGCTGGTCGACGACTGGTACGGGCGCGTCCGCGACAGCGAGAGCCTGCGCGTCTTCCCGCTGCTGCGCGATCCCCTGGTGCTGGTGGTGCCGCGTAAACATCGCCTGGCCGATCCCGACGTGCCGCTCGATCTGCGCGAGCTGCGGGACGAGCCGTGGATGGCCACGCCTGACGGTGAGCCGTCGCGGCTGGCGGTGGACCGGCTGCTGGTGGACGTGGGCGGCACCCGGCCGACGCCGTGGGAGTTCGAGGGGCTGGGGACGATACTCTCGCTCGTCGCCAAGGGCATCGGCATCGCCGCCGTGCCCGCGCTCGCGCTGTCGGCAGGGATACGCGGGCTCGCCGTGCGCCATTTCCCCGGCAATCCGGTCGGGCGCGACGTGCACGCCGTGGCCCGGGGCTCCAGCGTGCATCGGCCCTCGGTGTCGGTCACGCTGCGGGCGATCCACGTGGCCGCCCGGTACATCGCCGCCGACCTGGAGCCGTTGCGGCTGGCGGATCGGCACAGGACCGACGACGACTAG
- a CDS encoding pyridoxal phosphate-dependent aminotransferase gives MSVTLSATLAANEDIERRRRAGERVLHLAFGEAGLPVHPALRDKLAAASERNGYGPVAGAPELRAAAAGYWERRGLITDPGLVVCGPGSKSLLYGLLLAIGGDIVLPMPSWVSYAAQADLVGSRPILVPAPPGEGGVPDPDLVAAEVHLARAQGRTVRSVLVTLPDNPTGRLATPESIRRLVDLARELDLMIISDEIYRDLMHDPVLPYTSPADLAPERTIITTGLSKSLALGGWRIGVARLPAGAHALHRQLLAVASEIWSAPAAPVQEAAAYAFDEPAELTRRIALSRRLHSTVARAVYERFTEIGAAVPVPQGGFYLYPDLSHLRLGGSAEITKILLEEHGIGVLPGHAFGDDPAAARMRVAVSLLYGETTEQRMAALTSQDPLQLPWIANSLNHLSTGLKELALVRH, from the coding sequence ATGAGCGTGACCCTCTCCGCCACTTTGGCGGCAAATGAGGACATCGAGCGAAGACGACGCGCCGGGGAACGTGTGCTGCACTTGGCCTTCGGTGAGGCGGGGCTGCCCGTCCACCCGGCGCTGCGCGACAAGCTGGCCGCCGCATCAGAACGCAACGGCTACGGGCCGGTCGCGGGGGCGCCCGAGTTGCGGGCCGCGGCAGCGGGCTACTGGGAACGACGGGGGCTCATCACCGACCCCGGGCTGGTCGTCTGCGGACCGGGCAGCAAGTCGCTGCTGTACGGCCTGCTCCTGGCGATCGGCGGAGACATCGTCCTGCCCATGCCCAGCTGGGTCAGCTACGCCGCACAGGCCGACCTCGTGGGCTCGCGCCCCATCCTGGTGCCCGCACCACCAGGAGAGGGCGGAGTTCCGGACCCCGATCTCGTCGCCGCCGAAGTGCATCTGGCCAGGGCCCAGGGCAGGACCGTGAGATCCGTGCTGGTCACGCTGCCCGACAACCCGACGGGACGGCTGGCCACGCCGGAGAGCATCCGCCGCCTGGTGGACCTCGCCCGCGAGCTCGACTTGATGATCATCTCGGACGAGATCTACCGGGACCTGATGCACGACCCGGTCCTGCCGTACACCTCGCCTGCCGATCTCGCGCCCGAGCGCACGATCATCACCACCGGGCTGAGCAAGAGCCTGGCGCTGGGCGGCTGGCGGATCGGCGTGGCCAGGCTGCCCGCGGGCGCACACGCGCTGCACAGGCAACTGCTGGCGGTGGCCAGCGAGATCTGGTCGGCGCCCGCCGCACCCGTCCAAGAGGCCGCGGCCTACGCCTTCGACGAGCCCGCGGAGCTGACCCGGCGCATCGCGCTCAGCCGCCGGCTGCACAGCACGGTGGCGCGGGCGGTTTATGAGAGGTTCACCGAGATCGGCGCCGCCGTGCCGGTGCCGCAGGGCGGTTTCTACCTCTATCCCGATCTGAGCCACCTGCGACTCGGCGGCTCCGCCGAGATCACCAAGATCCTGCTGGAGGAGCACGGCATCGGCGTCCTGCCCGGCCACGCGTTCGGCGACGACCCGGCCGCGGCCAGGATGCGGGTGGCGGTCAGCCTCCTCTACGGCGAGACGACCGAGCAACGCATGGCCGCTCTGACCAGCCAAGACCCGCTCCAGCTGCCGTGGATCGCGAACAGCCTCAACCATCTGTCGACGGGTCTGAAGGAGCTCGCACTGGTACGGCACTGA
- a CDS encoding tetratricopeptide repeat protein — MHNEELAQAARLREEGKKEEARQLLLELARRHPNDVDVAYQTAWVHDSLGLEAEAVPHYERALAGEGLSEEDRLGAHTGYGSTLRVLGRFEEALEAFERGLAEFPGDPALRTFMAMALHNAGRSGEAVSTLLKVVAESDKTGGYQRAIAYYADNLDETV, encoded by the coding sequence ATGCATAACGAGGAATTGGCGCAGGCGGCGCGGCTACGAGAAGAGGGCAAAAAGGAAGAAGCCCGGCAATTGTTGCTTGAATTGGCGCGGCGGCATCCCAACGACGTCGACGTGGCCTATCAGACCGCGTGGGTGCACGACTCGCTCGGGCTGGAGGCCGAGGCGGTGCCGCACTACGAGCGGGCGCTGGCGGGAGAAGGGCTGAGCGAGGAGGACCGGCTCGGAGCCCACACGGGGTACGGGAGCACGTTGCGGGTGCTCGGGCGGTTCGAGGAGGCGCTGGAGGCGTTCGAGCGCGGGCTGGCGGAGTTTCCCGGGGATCCGGCGTTGCGCACGTTCATGGCGATGGCGCTGCACAACGCCGGACGGTCGGGCGAGGCGGTCTCGACGCTGCTCAAGGTCGTCGCCGAGTCGGACAAGACCGGCGGTTACCAGCGAGCCATCGCGTACTACGCGGACAACCTGGACGAGACGGTCTAG
- a CDS encoding GNAT family N-acetyltransferase — MPALVTLSGRSVRLEPLSLAAVDDLVAAAGEDRSTYAFTRVPHGRDEMVSYVEAAMAEQAEGRTLPFAIRWLNTDRVVGATRLMHLEYWQGPMPWPPGARGAVGDVPSVADIGYTWLGACAQGTGVNRESKFLMLSLAFETWNVHRITLKADVRNTRSRAAIEALGAHFDGVRRADSRGADNTVRDTAFYSILNSEWPLVRERLAMRLGLVEAA; from the coding sequence ATGCCCGCTCTTGTCACCCTGTCCGGGCGCTCCGTGCGCCTGGAACCTCTCAGCCTCGCGGCGGTCGATGACCTTGTCGCGGCGGCGGGTGAAGACCGTTCCACATACGCCTTCACTCGTGTCCCGCATGGCCGGGACGAGATGGTCTCCTACGTGGAGGCCGCTATGGCTGAGCAGGCGGAGGGCCGCACGTTGCCCTTCGCCATCCGGTGGCTGAACACCGACCGCGTGGTCGGTGCCACCCGTCTCATGCACCTGGAGTATTGGCAGGGCCCCATGCCCTGGCCTCCAGGTGCACGCGGTGCGGTGGGCGATGTCCCGTCCGTGGCCGACATCGGTTACACCTGGCTGGGCGCCTGCGCCCAGGGCACGGGGGTCAACCGGGAGAGCAAGTTCCTCATGCTCTCGCTCGCCTTCGAGACATGGAACGTCCACCGCATCACCCTGAAAGCAGACGTACGCAACACCAGATCCCGGGCCGCCATCGAGGCCCTCGGCGCACACTTCGACGGGGTGCGGCGAGCGGATAGCCGAGGCGCCGACAACACGGTCCGAGATACCGCGTTCTACTCGATCCTGAACTCCGAATGGCCGCTCGTGCGGGAGCGCCTGGCCATGCGGCTGGGACTGGTCGAGGCAGCCTGA
- a CDS encoding ribonuclease HII: MAVASAVMAPTYEIEQLLLSQPSVRTVAGVDEVGRGAWAGPVTVCAVVTDLSEPPPGLTDSKQLTAAKRGPLATELAAWAAGIGYGEATHTEIDTLGMTEALRRAARRALEALPTRPDAVILDGKHDYIGSPWPVRLEVKGDAASVSVAAASVLAKVRRDAYMGTIGHEEYAFADNAGYPSPVHQEALARLGPTPHHRLSWSYLDDLPQWRHLKLHRDPLACEGQVTLFS, translated from the coding sequence CTGGCGGTAGCGTCTGCTGTCATGGCGCCGACGTACGAGATCGAGCAGTTGCTGCTCTCCCAGCCGAGCGTCCGCACGGTCGCGGGCGTCGACGAGGTGGGCCGGGGCGCCTGGGCCGGTCCTGTCACGGTGTGCGCGGTCGTCACCGACCTGTCCGAGCCGCCGCCGGGACTGACGGACTCCAAGCAGCTCACCGCCGCCAAACGCGGGCCGCTGGCGACCGAGCTGGCCGCGTGGGCAGCCGGCATCGGGTACGGCGAGGCCACGCACACGGAGATCGACACGCTCGGCATGACGGAGGCCCTGCGCCGGGCGGCCAGGCGCGCCCTGGAGGCGCTTCCCACCCGTCCGGACGCGGTGATCCTGGACGGCAAGCACGACTACATCGGCAGCCCCTGGCCGGTGCGCCTGGAGGTCAAGGGGGACGCGGCCAGCGTCTCGGTCGCCGCCGCGTCCGTGCTGGCCAAGGTCCGGCGGGACGCCTACATGGGCACGATCGGGCACGAGGAATATGCCTTCGCCGACAACGCCGGCTACCCCTCACCGGTCCACCAGGAGGCCCTGGCCCGGCTGGGGCCCACACCGCATCACCGGCTCTCGTGGTCCTACCTGGACGATCTTCCGCAGTGGCGGCACCTGAAGCTCCACCGGGACCCGCTCGCCTGCGAGGGCCAGGTCACGCTGTTCAGCTGA